In Ruminococcus sp. HUN007, a genomic segment contains:
- a CDS encoding M15 family metallopeptidase, whose translation MDRRVITAFSSAFVLAFSLMLTSCSSDPGSADENSAADSTEAPVTEVTEAETAVPPVFVEVQNSDIHKGELILVNRDNEYSDGSNQNIVNIYENKSDSYKVDRSYMELDKTMIGAINSMLDDFAAQSGITNILCNSGYRSYDEQKQMYDEDLENTGLLESDLVAPPGHSEHHTGYAMDFAIDDGYEYPALRNEGEYSWIYSNAAKYGLILRYTEQNKHITKYRAESWHFRYVGPVHASMITKMGVALEQYIGFIKDFQFENPLEYKYSDTEFYRIYYVPMNTDADKTSLPIPYECLSNNGAEWPYTVSGNNSDGFIVTVKIPELSPDYDDTFLYMFSPAADTIMASDDYQNADDTVPENDDAEENAEEADDSEDKVSEAAADEETGW comes from the coding sequence ATGGATAGAAGAGTAATAACAGCGTTTTCGTCAGCATTTGTGCTGGCATTTTCGTTAATGCTCACTTCATGCAGCTCTGATCCGGGTTCTGCGGATGAAAATTCAGCTGCTGACAGTACTGAGGCTCCTGTAACAGAGGTGACTGAAGCAGAAACTGCAGTTCCTCCGGTTTTTGTTGAGGTACAGAATTCCGATATACACAAGGGAGAACTCATACTTGTAAACAGAGACAATGAATACAGTGACGGATCAAATCAGAACATTGTCAACATTTATGAAAACAAATCAGATTCATATAAAGTGGACAGATCATACATGGAACTCGACAAAACCATGATAGGTGCTATCAACTCCATGCTCGATGACTTTGCCGCACAGTCAGGTATAACAAATATTCTCTGCAACAGCGGATACCGCAGTTACGATGAACAGAAACAGATGTACGATGAAGATCTTGAAAACACGGGCCTTCTCGAGTCAGATCTTGTTGCACCTCCGGGACACAGCGAGCACCACACAGGCTATGCGATGGACTTTGCTATCGACGACGGCTATGAATATCCTGCGCTCCGCAATGAAGGCGAGTACAGCTGGATCTACAGCAATGCCGCAAAGTACGGCCTTATTCTCCGTTATACTGAGCAGAACAAGCATATAACAAAGTACCGTGCCGAATCCTGGCATTTCCGCTATGTCGGACCGGTTCATGCTTCAATGATCACAAAAATGGGCGTTGCACTTGAACAGTATATTGGTTTTATTAAGGATTTCCAGTTCGAAAATCCTCTTGAATACAAGTATTCCGACACTGAATTCTACAGGATCTACTACGTTCCTATGAATACAGACGCTGACAAGACAAGTCTTCCTATTCCTTACGAATGCTTAAGCAATAACGGTGCGGAATGGCCTTATACAGTATCAGGAAACAATTCTGACGGATTTATAGTTACTGTAAAAATACCTGAGCTTTCACCAGACTATGATGACACTTTCCTCTACATGTTCAGCCCTGCAGCAGACACAATAATGGCTTCCGATGATTATCAGAATGCAGATGACACTGTTCCGGAAAACGATGATGCAGAAGAAAATGCGGAAGAAGCTGATGACAGTGAAGACAAGGTAAGCGAAGCCGCAGCTGACGAGGAGACCGGCTGGTAA
- a CDS encoding substrate-binding domain-containing protein encodes MRKRIVFLTMWADTQYTLDLIRVIGKQAAELDYDLYVITHFINYYSDDRQIIGEENIYSLLRQMHFDGAILAGGSYYHTELADSIADTLGKLGIPAVMLDCVKEGFPSVIQDSREHFCMLTEHFITEHGYDDILCLTGPEGEHHAEQRLSGYRDALEKHGIPFDREKVFYGDFWIGSGIKLAEDIISGRIKKPQAVVCGNDYMALQLCWSLMEAGVRIPEEIAVGGYDGNPDLMHFHPLLTTVCGTYLQTGADAVCRLHTMISGETAVPVKADTTLQIGASCGCDPDQVKSSVMTRKHFMELQHNSVFLHSAYSSMMSSVSSLNECVIAIVSNLYLLESDDSFSICLCTDWQGDVNDPENYRKEGYSDKLTCILSRNSEGRIETGGSVSLSDTEDTSFPSTCFITPLHYQDRAFGICMRRFSSEKAAFELYYGEFCQIIANAVERLRMNHVERELRLLARQNADIRQPYQAILKSLREKMYEEPENEWKAAVQAAEIGISLSHFQHLYQEFHEVSFHADLLNARMALAESLLRSTTLSVSEIAGRCGYSDISYFMRAFRKRAGQSALAFRRSCLLRKQ; translated from the coding sequence ATGAGAAAACGGATCGTATTTCTTACTATGTGGGCTGATACGCAGTATACGCTTGATCTTATCAGAGTGATCGGAAAACAGGCTGCGGAACTTGACTACGATCTTTATGTCATTACTCACTTTATAAACTACTATAGTGACGACCGTCAGATCATCGGTGAGGAAAACATATATTCTCTTCTGAGGCAGATGCATTTTGACGGGGCGATACTTGCCGGCGGTTCGTACTACCACACTGAACTGGCTGACTCAATTGCGGACACTCTCGGAAAACTCGGAATTCCGGCGGTAATGCTCGACTGCGTGAAAGAAGGCTTTCCATCCGTGATACAGGACAGCCGTGAACATTTCTGCATGCTGACAGAACATTTTATTACCGAACACGGTTACGACGATATTCTGTGCCTGACGGGACCGGAAGGTGAGCATCACGCTGAACAGCGCCTTTCGGGATATCGTGATGCGCTTGAAAAACACGGTATACCGTTTGACCGTGAAAAGGTGTTCTACGGTGATTTCTGGATCGGATCGGGCATAAAGCTTGCTGAGGACATCATAAGCGGAAGAATAAAAAAACCGCAGGCAGTAGTCTGCGGAAACGACTATATGGCACTTCAGCTGTGCTGGTCACTGATGGAGGCAGGTGTACGCATCCCCGAGGAGATAGCTGTCGGAGGATATGACGGAAACCCTGATCTTATGCACTTTCATCCTCTGCTTACTACCGTCTGCGGAACCTATCTTCAGACCGGTGCAGATGCAGTCTGCCGACTTCACACAATGATAAGCGGTGAAACAGCGGTTCCGGTAAAGGCGGATACCACGCTGCAGATCGGTGCAAGCTGCGGCTGTGATCCGGATCAGGTGAAAAGCTCGGTCATGACAAGAAAGCATTTTATGGAACTGCAGCATAACTCAGTTTTTCTCCACAGCGCCTATTCTTCCATGATGAGCAGCGTAAGTTCTCTCAATGAGTGCGTTATTGCAATTGTGAGCAACCTTTATCTCCTCGAGTCCGATGACAGTTTCAGCATCTGTCTCTGCACGGACTGGCAGGGAGATGTGAACGATCCTGAAAACTACAGAAAGGAAGGCTATTCCGACAAACTGACCTGCATACTTTCAAGAAACTCGGAAGGCAGGATCGAAACCGGAGGCAGTGTGAGCCTCAGTGACACGGAAGATACATCCTTTCCGTCAACATGTTTTATTACTCCGCTCCATTATCAGGACAGGGCTTTCGGCATATGTATGAGGCGGTTTTCGTCCGAAAAAGCGGCATTCGAACTCTATTACGGAGAATTCTGCCAGATCATTGCCAACGCAGTTGAAAGGCTTCGTATGAATCACGTTGAGCGTGAACTGCGTCTTCTTGCCAGACAGAACGCTGATATCCGTCAGCCGTATCAGGCGATACTTAAGTCACTGCGGGAAAAAATGTACGAGGAGCCGGAAAATGAATGGAAGGCGGCAGTGCAGGCCGCTGAAATCGGCATAAGTCTTTCGCATTTCCAGCATCTCTATCAGGAATTCCATGAGGTAAGTTTTCATGCCGATCTGCTCAATGCCCGTATGGCACTTGCGGAAAGCCTGCTCCGCAGCACGACTCTGAGCGTCAGCGAAATAGCCGGACGCTGCGGATACAGCGACATATCATATTTCATGCGTGCATTCAGAAAACGTGCCGGACAGTCAGCTCTTGCCTTCCGCAGAAGCTGCCTTCTTAGAAAACAATGA
- a CDS encoding cellulase family glycosylhydrolase codes for MRSIIKRISAGAASLAMITGFMAAGNLYPVNADSESFLGAAASSGMLASAGYKIPEIKVQQKQIPDSEGLKMTRDMRLGWNLGNTLDSIDDTGNVKNDLDLETYWNGGFKTTKEMIDVVKKAGFNTVRVPVSWHNHMDGSLNINKAWMDRVQEVVDYAYKNDMYVILNVHHDNDPKTMYPTTAKYEQSKKYMTSVWKQVGERFKDYGDKLIFETMNEPRMTGHTYEWWLNMNDKDCIDAIQTINKLNQDCLDTIRATGGNNAKRYVSVPGYDCSIDGATNSYFKLPTDKVQNRLIVAVHAYTPYGFALAETSDSQSTDKFDYTKDAGDIDQVLNAIYDTYISKGIPVYIGEFGARDKGGNTQPRVDWAAYFVANASARNIPCCWWDDYSFMLLDRSDVTWKNPDIVKALNQYAMGAYEANLTTGNEEADGEILNGTVTYDSANSLYNITLPAASNDIHINVEMGSAAGASGCIAEGFSASDGQYYWVMIPWTAKSSGDIKINIKNGVNSLAYSKNGEDLTTNDPDLIKQAIAELQKKKNFQAQVWWAGDQAGNSVDLSNVKITGAYVKSAGTSAAPTAEPTAEPTVQPTAEPTTQPTAEPTAEPTAEPSKKPETVKGDVNSDGAVTAADYVELINTLIGRSELTAEQKANADMNDDSKISIIDLILLRNKFAS; via the coding sequence ATGAGATCAATTATCAAACGCATTAGTGCAGGTGCCGCTTCCCTGGCAATGATCACAGGCTTCATGGCTGCAGGTAACCTTTATCCGGTAAACGCTGACAGTGAAAGCTTCCTCGGGGCAGCTGCTTCATCAGGAATGCTCGCTTCAGCAGGTTATAAAATACCTGAGATCAAGGTTCAGCAGAAACAGATCCCTGACAGCGAAGGTCTTAAGATGACAAGAGACATGCGTCTCGGCTGGAACCTCGGCAACACTCTTGATTCCATCGACGACACAGGAAACGTAAAGAACGACCTTGACCTTGAAACATACTGGAACGGCGGTTTCAAAACGACAAAGGAAATGATAGATGTAGTTAAGAAGGCCGGCTTCAACACAGTCCGTGTACCGGTTTCATGGCACAACCACATGGACGGCAGCCTTAACATAAACAAGGCGTGGATGGACAGAGTTCAGGAAGTCGTTGACTACGCTTACAAGAACGATATGTACGTTATTCTCAACGTTCACCACGACAACGACCCGAAAACAATGTACCCGACAACTGCAAAGTACGAACAGTCAAAGAAGTACATGACAAGTGTATGGAAGCAGGTCGGCGAACGCTTCAAGGACTACGGCGACAAGCTCATTTTCGAAACAATGAACGAGCCTCGTATGACCGGCCACACATATGAATGGTGGCTCAACATGAACGACAAGGACTGTATAGACGCCATCCAGACCATCAACAAACTGAATCAGGACTGTCTTGACACTATCCGTGCAACAGGCGGAAACAACGCAAAGCGTTATGTATCAGTTCCGGGTTACGACTGCTCTATCGACGGTGCAACAAACAGCTACTTCAAGCTTCCGACAGATAAGGTCCAGAACCGTCTTATCGTAGCAGTTCACGCTTACACACCATACGGATTCGCACTTGCAGAAACATCTGACTCGCAGAGCACAGACAAATTCGACTACACAAAGGACGCAGGCGACATCGACCAGGTGCTCAATGCGATCTATGACACATACATCTCAAAGGGCATTCCGGTTTACATCGGTGAATTCGGTGCCCGCGACAAGGGCGGCAACACTCAGCCGAGAGTTGACTGGGCTGCTTACTTCGTGGCAAACGCATCTGCACGCAATATTCCTTGCTGCTGGTGGGATGACTATTCATTCATGCTTCTCGACCGTTCAGACGTAACATGGAAGAATCCTGACATCGTAAAGGCTCTCAACCAGTACGCAATGGGCGCCTATGAGGCAAATCTCACAACAGGCAACGAAGAAGCAGACGGCGAGATCCTCAACGGTACAGTTACATACGATTCTGCAAATTCACTCTACAACATCACACTCCCTGCAGCATCAAACGATATTCACATCAACGTTGAAATGGGCAGCGCAGCAGGCGCAAGCGGATGCATCGCTGAAGGTTTCTCAGCATCCGACGGTCAGTACTACTGGGTAATGATACCGTGGACAGCAAAGTCTTCAGGCGACATCAAGATCAACATCAAGAACGGCGTAAACTCACTTGCCTACTCAAAGAACGGTGAAGACCTTACAACAAATGATCCTGATCTCATCAAGCAGGCAATAGCTGAACTCCAGAAGAAAAAGAACTTCCAGGCTCAGGTATGGTGGGCAGGCGACCAGGCCGGCAACTCAGTTGATCTCTCAAACGTAAAGATCACAGGTGCTTACGTAAAGAGCGCAGGCACTTCAGCAGCTCCTACTGCAGAGCCGACCGCAGAACCTACAGTACAGCCAACAGCAGAACCAACAACACAGCCAACAGCTGAGCCAACAGCTGAACCGACAGCTGAACCTTCAAAGAAACCTGAAACAGTTAAGGGCGATGTAAACAGCGACGGTGCTGTTACAGCTGCTGACTACGTTGAACTTATCAACACTCTTATCGGCAGATCAGAACTTACAGCCGAACAGAAAGCAAACGCTGACATGAACGATGACAGCAAGATCTCCATCATCGACCTCATTCTCCTGAGAAACAAATTTGCTTCGTAA
- a CDS encoding ABC transporter substrate-binding protein has product MALKRCILRCTALISAVFLAAFSSGCSGSDTKQKKISFSWWGGQSRHEATMKAVRSFEEKHKDIKIDVKFGAWDGWEDSMTSAFYAGTQTDVIQINWNWLDVFDSGSGLFLDLNTLSDHIDLSGYSASDLAACTFDGELRAVPVSVTGRIFYWNRSVFNKAGLDVPKTLDDLFKAGEVFREKLGDDYYPLALAEYDRMMLMVYYLASVYGKPWILDGKLNYTEDEIQKGVEFIASLEEAHVIPSVAGISGDGAVTFDRSPKWMNGEYAGIFEWDSAASKYQKALENTDDFVVGDYFPDFGKYKGGYSKISVAFAVSKKAEHPEECAEFLDFILNDPEGTVLMGVERGIPLNKNAHKACSAAGLLNGIEMKANEKVLDWADYSLDINFEDPKLKVSPEGVYFDAFSGLSYGEYTAEKTARIISEGVKDVLGRE; this is encoded by the coding sequence ATGGCCTTAAAAAGATGTATACTTCGCTGCACGGCACTCATTTCGGCTGTGTTCCTCGCTGCATTCTCTTCCGGATGTTCAGGATCAGACACAAAGCAGAAAAAGATCTCGTTTTCATGGTGGGGCGGACAGTCACGCCACGAAGCAACCATGAAAGCAGTCAGATCCTTTGAAGAAAAACACAAAGATATTAAAATAGATGTAAAATTCGGCGCCTGGGACGGCTGGGAAGATTCCATGACATCAGCGTTCTACGCCGGAACACAGACTGATGTAATACAGATAAACTGGAACTGGCTTGACGTTTTCGACAGTGGCAGCGGCCTTTTTCTTGATTTAAACACCCTTTCTGACCATATAGACCTCAGCGGATACAGTGCGTCAGATCTCGCTGCCTGCACATTTGACGGAGAACTGAGAGCGGTTCCTGTTTCAGTCACAGGCCGAATATTCTACTGGAACAGGTCTGTGTTTAACAAAGCGGGACTTGATGTTCCGAAAACTCTTGACGATCTCTTCAAAGCCGGAGAAGTGTTCCGTGAAAAGCTCGGAGACGACTATTATCCGCTCGCTCTGGCAGAATACGACCGTATGATGCTCATGGTATACTATCTTGCTTCAGTTTACGGAAAACCATGGATACTTGACGGAAAACTAAACTATACAGAAGATGAGATACAGAAAGGCGTAGAGTTTATCGCTTCTCTGGAAGAAGCACATGTGATCCCGTCTGTAGCCGGTATATCCGGAGACGGAGCAGTTACATTTGACCGTTCGCCGAAATGGATGAACGGAGAATATGCCGGAATATTTGAATGGGATTCAGCGGCCTCCAAATATCAGAAAGCTCTTGAAAACACCGATGATTTTGTTGTCGGAGACTATTTTCCGGACTTCGGAAAATACAAGGGCGGCTATTCAAAAATATCAGTGGCGTTCGCTGTTTCGAAGAAGGCTGAACATCCTGAAGAATGCGCTGAATTTCTTGATTTTATACTGAACGATCCGGAAGGAACAGTACTTATGGGAGTGGAACGAGGCATACCGCTGAACAAAAACGCACACAAGGCATGCAGTGCAGCCGGACTCCTGAACGGTATTGAAATGAAAGCGAACGAAAAAGTACTTGACTGGGCAGACTACTCACTCGATATTAATTTTGAAGACCCGAAACTCAAGGTAAGTCCGGAAGGCGTTTACTTCGATGCATTCAGCGGACTCAGCTACGGCGAATATACAGCTGAAAAGACCGCCCGCATTATTTCAGAAGGTGTAAAGGACGTTCTCGGAAGAGAGTAA
- a CDS encoding glycoside hydrolase family 88 protein — MTISEYTDRYISNYKNFKDYWNYEDGCILTGCIKLYYATGERKYRDFVFSYLSSVISEEGIILNFDHCKHSTDSFNSGRSLLFAYKMTGAEKYKNAIMFLLDKIKVYPRTSEGSFIHKSIYPDQVWLDGLYMVQPFYASCIRLFGDGDYSDIMQQFRNARSTMFNNSKKLYCHGYDSARVQPWADSESGRSRGFWLRAIGWYLMALVDTADAVGDSDSECVKLLTDLFCEAAEGVTKYSDSGSGLFYQVVDLPEDERNYTETSGSLMIAYALMKSVHLGFPVDRSYADLSRRIFESVVKEKFKTGDDGLTLTDICCSAGLGPGRQRNGSPEYYFSELIVADDPKGVGAFMMAYSEIVNDNMTGRRDNDEA; from the coding sequence ATGACTATTTCCGAATATACAGACAGATATATCAGCAATTATAAAAATTTCAAGGATTACTGGAATTATGAAGACGGATGCATTCTTACAGGATGTATAAAACTTTATTACGCTACAGGTGAAAGGAAATACAGAGACTTTGTTTTCAGCTATCTTTCATCAGTGATCTCGGAAGAGGGCATAATCCTCAATTTCGATCACTGCAAACACAGCACTGACAGTTTCAACTCCGGCCGTTCGCTGCTTTTTGCATACAAAATGACCGGGGCAGAAAAATACAAAAACGCAATAATGTTTCTGCTTGATAAAATAAAAGTTTATCCGCGGACAAGCGAAGGCAGTTTCATTCATAAATCAATATACCCTGATCAGGTATGGCTTGACGGCCTTTACATGGTGCAGCCGTTCTACGCTTCATGCATTCGGCTTTTCGGCGACGGTGACTACAGTGACATAATGCAGCAGTTCCGCAACGCAAGGAGCACCATGTTCAACAACTCGAAAAAGCTCTACTGCCACGGCTACGACTCGGCGCGTGTACAGCCGTGGGCTGACAGCGAGAGCGGAAGATCGCGCGGATTCTGGCTCAGAGCTATAGGATGGTATCTGATGGCCCTGGTTGACACAGCAGATGCAGTCGGTGACAGTGACAGCGAATGCGTAAAACTCTTAACAGATCTTTTCTGCGAAGCAGCTGAGGGTGTAACGAAATATTCCGACAGCGGATCAGGGCTTTTCTATCAGGTCGTGGATCTGCCCGAAGACGAAAGAAACTACACCGAAACCTCCGGCTCACTCATGATCGCATATGCACTCATGAAAAGTGTTCATCTTGGCTTCCCTGTTGACCGCTCCTACGCAGATCTGAGCCGCAGGATATTTGAAAGCGTTGTAAAGGAAAAATTCAAAACCGGAGACGACGGTCTTACCCTTACGGACATATGCTGCTCGGCCGGTCTTGGTCCCGGCAGACAGCGCAACGGCAGTCCGGAATACTATTTTTCAGAGCTCATCGTCGCTGATGACCCGAAGGGAGTCGGTGCCTTCATGATGGCTTATTCTGAAATAGTAAACGATAACATGACCGGCAGGAGGGATAACGATGAAGCGTGA
- a CDS encoding sugar ABC transporter permease, which translates to MKRDPGKDGLIRKQEREGFNFVLLWLAGFIILRVFPAVFSLVCSFSDSSFFGRAQEWGLMNYRKIFSDINTLSSFAVTLKYTLITVPLRLITAFAVAALLSHSIKGMAFFRTVFYIPSVLGSSVAVALLWKAIFRDDGTANALLSALGLPAVNWLSAKGSAMFVISLLRIWQFGSSMVVFLAALRSVPGELYEAAELDGAGRIRKFVSVTLPFVSPVIFFNLITQFGLAMQEFNAPFVITQGGPRGSTTLVSLLIYNTAFPMHDLGLSCALTWVFFIILTVMITAVFATQKLWVFYGDEEEL; encoded by the coding sequence ATGAAGCGTGATCCCGGAAAAGACGGCCTTATCAGAAAACAGGAACGTGAGGGATTCAATTTCGTTCTGCTCTGGCTTGCCGGATTTATCATACTGCGTGTTTTCCCCGCTGTTTTTTCACTTGTCTGCAGCTTTTCCGACAGCAGCTTTTTCGGAAGGGCACAGGAATGGGGACTTATGAATTACAGAAAGATATTCAGCGATATCAACACACTGTCATCTTTTGCGGTAACTCTGAAATATACGCTGATAACTGTTCCGCTGAGACTGATCACTGCATTTGCGGTCGCAGCTCTTCTCAGTCACAGCATAAAAGGAATGGCTTTTTTCAGAACAGTTTTCTACATTCCGTCAGTTCTCGGAAGTTCTGTTGCTGTCGCACTCCTGTGGAAAGCCATTTTCAGGGATGACGGGACTGCAAACGCTCTTCTTTCCGCACTCGGTCTGCCGGCCGTAAACTGGCTTTCGGCGAAAGGAAGCGCAATGTTCGTAATTTCACTTCTGAGAATATGGCAGTTCGGATCTTCGATGGTCGTTTTCCTTGCCGCTCTTCGCTCCGTTCCCGGTGAACTTTACGAAGCCGCTGAACTTGACGGAGCAGGCAGGATCAGAAAATTCGTTTCGGTCACACTTCCCTTTGTCTCTCCGGTGATATTTTTTAATCTGATCACACAGTTCGGACTTGCAATGCAGGAATTCAACGCTCCGTTTGTAATAACACAGGGCGGGCCGCGCGGCTCTACAACTCTTGTATCACTGCTGATCTACAATACGGCCTTCCCTATGCACGATCTCGGTCTTTCATGTGCGCTTACATGGGTGTTCTTCATCATTCTGACTGTCATGATAACCGCCGTCTTTGCAACGCAGAAGCTGTGGGTATTCTACGGTGACGAGGAGGAGCTATGA
- a CDS encoding carbohydrate ABC transporter permease, with product MKKKTNIHTFLLYAILILTGTVMIYPLLWMVSATFKTNSEISSGISLLIKEPVPDGYLALTENYGGNINCIKALLNTFTFLIPKVLFTVISSMLTAYGFGRFSFPMKKFLFALLIGTMFLPDAVMAIPQFILFSRLGLVDSPLYSALVIPSVFAFDSYFVFLLVQFLKGVPKELDDAARIDGCSSFQILVYIIAPVLKPALVSCAVFQFIWTSNDFMGPLLYVNTPSKYPLSVFIRLAMDAESGFQYNRVLASALFAVIPSLTVFFCSQRSLTESITSGAVKG from the coding sequence ATGAAAAAAAAGACAAACATACATACTTTTCTCCTGTATGCGATCCTTATCCTGACGGGAACGGTGATGATATATCCCCTTCTGTGGATGGTATCAGCCACTTTCAAAACAAACAGCGAAATATCTTCCGGTATCTCACTGCTCATAAAGGAGCCGGTTCCGGACGGATATCTCGCACTTACAGAAAACTACGGAGGAAATATAAACTGTATAAAGGCATTGCTTAACACTTTTACTTTTCTTATACCCAAAGTACTGTTCACAGTCATTTCAAGCATGCTTACCGCATACGGATTCGGAAGGTTCAGTTTTCCGATGAAAAAATTCCTGTTTGCGCTGCTTATAGGTACAATGTTCCTTCCTGATGCCGTTATGGCCATACCTCAGTTCATACTGTTCAGCAGGCTCGGACTCGTTGATTCGCCGCTCTATTCCGCACTCGTCATACCTTCGGTATTTGCTTTCGACTCGTACTTTGTATTTCTGCTGGTGCAGTTTCTGAAAGGCGTCCCGAAAGAACTCGATGATGCCGCAAGGATCGACGGATGCTCATCATTTCAGATACTCGTTTACATTATAGCACCTGTACTTAAACCGGCGCTTGTGAGCTGTGCCGTCTTCCAGTTTATATGGACTTCAAATGACTTTATGGGACCTCTGCTCTACGTGAACACACCTTCAAAATATCCACTGTCAGTATTTATTCGTCTGGCAATGGATGCGGAAAGCGGATTTCAGTACAACCGGGTACTTGCTTCAGCACTGTTCGCTGTAATTCCTTCGCTTACAGTCTTTTTCTGTTCGCAGCGTTCACTGACTGAAAGCATAACTTCCGGCGCGGTCAAAGGATGA
- a CDS encoding AraC family transcriptional regulator: MVITDINFNCHQDEFYRRSFRTPENTIALYILKSPAVFRFGEQFTRKFRMSFIIINEKTDYSIYATGEVLIYDRIIIKCDSRSDTVIPYHINTNTLYGLSACIKTDPLLNIILNEYYNLGNHKQELLEHYTSSLFTVLGNEIKTDELSIKPPYYDKLIEIRKNIHSRPGEKWTVDSICSQVNLSRSYFQLLYRQTFGITCINDVIESKIRLACDMLTTSNSTVSAVAAECGYESDVHFMRQFKKMTGCTPSEYRKKHSK, translated from the coding sequence ATGGTAATTACCGATATCAACTTCAACTGCCATCAGGATGAGTTTTACAGGCGTTCATTCCGGACACCTGAAAACACCATCGCACTTTATATTCTAAAGTCTCCTGCGGTATTCCGGTTCGGAGAACAGTTTACACGCAAATTCAGAATGTCGTTCATCATCATCAATGAAAAAACAGATTACAGCATCTACGCTACCGGAGAAGTGCTCATCTACGACAGAATAATCATAAAGTGCGACAGCCGTTCTGATACTGTCATACCTTACCACATAAATACGAATACTCTGTACGGGCTTTCGGCGTGTATAAAGACCGACCCGCTGCTGAACATCATCCTGAACGAGTACTACAATCTCGGGAACCACAAGCAGGAGCTTCTTGAACATTATACCTCCTCCCTGTTCACAGTTCTCGGAAATGAGATAAAAACGGATGAACTTTCGATCAAGCCTCCATACTACGACAAGCTGATCGAAATAAGGAAAAACATTCACAGCCGTCCGGGCGAAAAATGGACTGTTGATTCAATCTGCAGCCAGGTAAATCTCAGCCGCTCGTATTTCCAGCTTCTCTATCGCCAGACATTCGGAATAACATGCATAAACGATGTAATAGAAAGCAAGATAAGGCTTGCCTGCGACATGCTCACCACTTCAAACAGCACGGTTTCAGCTGTCGCCGCTGAATGCGGATACGAAAGCGACGTGCATTTCATGAGACAGTTCAAAAAGATGACAGGATGTACTCCTTCGGAATACCGGAAAAAACATTCCAAATAA